The DNA window GAAAACTTACGAAGCGTTTAAAGAGAACTATGACGTAAGGTTAGTTGATTTTGACGATATGTTGTCGTTAGCCTACGAAGCACTGGAGAAAGACAAAAGTTTGCTTGCGAAGTACCAAGGACGCTGGGATTATGTCATGACAGACGAAAGTCAGGATACTTCATTGATTCAACATGCCATTGTAGAAAAAATAGTAGCTCGCCATCAAAACCTATGTGTTGTAGCTGACGATGACCAGTCAATTTATACATGGAGAGCTGCCGAACCGACTTATTTACTGAAGTTTAGAACAGTTTACCCAGACGCTTATATTATGAAAATGGAGCGTAATTATCGCTCCTCCCAAAATATTGTGCATACAGCTAACGAATTTATCAAAACCAATAAAAAGCGGCATGACAAAAACATGTTTACTAAGCAACCTGAAGGAGACCCCATCGTTTTAAGGCGCTTAGGTTCAGAAGAAGCACAATTTAAGTACGTTATGAAAGAGCTCAAGGAATTGACAGATTATGGAGATGTGGCGATTTTATACCGCAACAACTCGTCTTCAACTTTACTGATGAGTGAACTTGAACGTTTAGGCATTCCTTTCTATATGAAGGATTCTGATAATCGTTTTTTCTCTCATTGGATTGTAGAAGATATGTTAAATTTTATGCGTTTTAGCCTGAAGCCAGAACGCATTGATATTTATTCGAAAGTTGCTTCTAAAACGAATGCCTATTGGTCAGGGAGCCAATTGAAAATGCTAAGTCGCATGAATCCGACAGAGGAACATGCTTTTGATCAAATCAATTTAACAATTACCTTAAAAGACTATCAAATTAAAATTTTAGCTGAACAGAAAAAATGGTTTGCTGCGTTGAATGGCATGAAGCCGTTGAAAGTGATTCGAACAATTCGTGGGGAAATGGGCTATGATCAAATGCTCGCGAGTCGTGCCGAGAAGTTTGGGATGAAAATGACATACCTGGCTCAGATTTTGACGACATTGGAGCAAATTGCAGAGCCGCTTGAATCCATGACAGCTTTTGCAAAACGCCTAAAGCAGTTAGAACAAGTAACACAACAAGCGAAAAAAGAGAAAACTGACGATATGCTAACCTTATCAACATTTCACAGCTCTAAAGGTTTGGAATTTGAACGAGTTTACATGATTGACTTAGTAGAAGGAGTCATCCCAACTGAAGAAGATGGGGAAACGCCTGACAGTTTAGAAGAAGCGCGCCGCCTATTTTACGTTGGCATGACAAGAGCTAAAAGCCATTTAGAATTGATTAGTTACGGAAGTGAGTCTCGGTTTGCGGATGAAGTACGCAACTTAATCGTTCCTGAAAAAAGAATGGCAACGCCACAACGAACTGCAACGAAAACACCTATCAAAGTAAAAGTACCCGACAATCCGAATGCCATCCATTCAGAAGATGTATTGCGTGAAGGGGTTCAGGTTAGGCATCGCGTCTTCGGAGCCGGGGAGATTGTCGAACGAGATCAAGAACGAATCTCCATCCAATTCGCAAAAGAACGCAAAGAATTAATGATTGATATCTGCCTAAGTTATCGGTTATTAGAGATGATTAACTAGCGCCTCTGTGAACCTACAGATGTGACATACAGAAGAACGCGGGGAAATGGCAATGAAAATAAGGGATTGGGATCGAAGTTTAAAAGTGCGTCTAATCGGCGAGTTTTTTATGAATACAAGTTATTGGATGGTATTCCCATTTTTAGCGATTTACTTTGCGGAAGAATTTGGTAAGGGGACCGCAGGATTACTACTAGTTATTTCGCAAATGTTTTCTGTGGCATCAAACTTAGTCGGTGGCTATTGTGCAGATCGGTTTGGACGTCGCCGCATGCTAGTAGTGGCCTCTACTGCTCAAGGCTTATCGTTTTTGCTATTTGCCTTTGCCAATTCTCCGTGGCTGCAGTCTCCTGAACTTGGCTTTGTCGCGTTTACACTTGCTGGCATGTGCGGTGCTCTTTATTGGCCAGCAAGTCAGGCGATGATTGCAGACGTTGTACCGGAAAAATACCGTAGCGATGTTTTTGCCATTTTTTATACGACCTTAAATATCGCAGTTGTAGTAGGTCCATTATTCGGAGCGATTCTGTTCTTTTCTTATCGCTTTGAATTATTGCTAGCGGTTACAGTGATTTCGATGCTTCTGAGTGTAGTTTTACGATTGCTTACAAAAGAAACCCTCTCACAAGCTATGGTGGAAAAATGGCAGTCGCAAACAGCAACTGGGTGGGTCGGAGCGATTTCGAAGCAATTTAAAGAGTACGGCTTAATTTTTAAGGATCGTCTGTTTCTCCTTTTTATTATTGCTGGCGTGTTAGGTGCACAGACATTCATGCAACTAGATTTGCTTATCCCGGTCTATTTGAGAGAAACCATTGATAGTCAAACAGTGGCTTCTTTGTTTAACCGAGAATGGTCTGTTACTGGAGAAACCTCTTTTGGTTTGTTGCTAGCTGAAAATGGATTGTTTGTGGCATTACTAACAGTAGTTGTAACTCGGTGGATGACGAAGTTTCCGGAAAAATGGGTTTTCTTCACTTCCGCTGCTTTCTACGGTTTAGCTATGTGGCTCTTTCCACTAACTGATTGGTTTTGGATGTTTGTAATTGCGATGGCCGTCTTCACCTTTGCTGAACTGATGGTGGTCGGTCTGCAGCAAAACTTTATCTCCAAACTTGCACCAGAAGACATGCGTGGCCAATATTTTGCAGCTGCTAGTTTACGTTATACCATTGGGCGCATGATTGCACCGATCTCCATCCCCATGACCGCCTGGTTTGGTTT is part of the Planococcus kocurii genome and encodes:
- a CDS encoding ATP-dependent helicase; amino-acid sequence: MSQFFERKKQELGVQLNKIQRKAVERTEGPLLLLACPGSGKTTTMIMRIGYLIEEKGISPQRIKAITFSKASANDMLERYKRFFPTLQPIDFSTIHSLAFQITRDYFSGSRYVMIEGSETNGLHKKKLLREMYRTENDEPITDDQLEELISFISYVKNKMLPRKQWAKLKEPFPGAIEILKTYEAFKENYDVRLVDFDDMLSLAYEALEKDKSLLAKYQGRWDYVMTDESQDTSLIQHAIVEKIVARHQNLCVVADDDQSIYTWRAAEPTYLLKFRTVYPDAYIMKMERNYRSSQNIVHTANEFIKTNKKRHDKNMFTKQPEGDPIVLRRLGSEEAQFKYVMKELKELTDYGDVAILYRNNSSSTLLMSELERLGIPFYMKDSDNRFFSHWIVEDMLNFMRFSLKPERIDIYSKVASKTNAYWSGSQLKMLSRMNPTEEHAFDQINLTITLKDYQIKILAEQKKWFAALNGMKPLKVIRTIRGEMGYDQMLASRAEKFGMKMTYLAQILTTLEQIAEPLESMTAFAKRLKQLEQVTQQAKKEKTDDMLTLSTFHSSKGLEFERVYMIDLVEGVIPTEEDGETPDSLEEARRLFYVGMTRAKSHLELISYGSESRFADEVRNLIVPEKRMATPQRTATKTPIKVKVPDNPNAIHSEDVLREGVQVRHRVFGAGEIVERDQERISIQFAKERKELMIDICLSYRLLEMIN
- a CDS encoding MDR family MFS transporter; this translates as MKIRDWDRSLKVRLIGEFFMNTSYWMVFPFLAIYFAEEFGKGTAGLLLVISQMFSVASNLVGGYCADRFGRRRMLVVASTAQGLSFLLFAFANSPWLQSPELGFVAFTLAGMCGALYWPASQAMIADVVPEKYRSDVFAIFYTTLNIAVVVGPLFGAILFFSYRFELLLAVTVISMLLSVVLRLLTKETLSQAMVEKWQSQTATGWVGAISKQFKEYGLIFKDRLFLLFIIAGVLGAQTFMQLDLLIPVYLRETIDSQTVASLFNREWSVTGETSFGLLLAENGLFVALLTVVVTRWMTKFPEKWVFFTSAAFYGLAMWLFPLTDWFWMFVIAMAVFTFAELMVVGLQQNFISKLAPEDMRGQYFAAASLRYTIGRMIAPISIPMTAWFGFPLTFGVLGLLALASGFVYLLMFRLYEKRPSY